In Panacibacter ginsenosidivorans, the following proteins share a genomic window:
- the truA gene encoding tRNA pseudouridine(38-40) synthase TruA, producing the protein MRRYFLEVTYKGTRYSGFQVQTNAITIQSEVEKALTTLFRQPFSLTGSSRTDAGVHAFQNFFHFDTDIFIRQEQLYNLNAILPSDIAVKGIYPVENQSHCRFDAVSREYKYFVYKEKNPFLQETAWYYPFKLDMDILQNAAAIIPGYKDFTSFSKRNTQVKTFICDIKYSSWAYENDCLVFTVISNRFLRGMVRGLVSTMFKTARNIISIDQFREIIEQQDCTKADFAAPPQGLYLVKVNYKDDFLGKVDNG; encoded by the coding sequence ATGCGGCGATACTTTCTTGAAGTAACGTATAAGGGTACAAGGTATAGTGGTTTTCAGGTACAAACTAATGCAATTACAATACAGTCAGAAGTAGAAAAGGCTTTGACTACTTTATTCCGTCAGCCGTTTAGCCTTACGGGATCTTCGCGTACAGATGCAGGCGTACATGCATTTCAGAACTTCTTTCATTTTGATACCGATATTTTCATCCGACAGGAGCAGCTGTATAACCTCAATGCCATTCTTCCATCGGATATTGCCGTAAAAGGAATTTATCCTGTTGAAAATCAGAGTCACTGCCGTTTTGATGCTGTTTCAAGAGAGTATAAATATTTCGTTTATAAAGAAAAGAATCCCTTTTTACAGGAAACAGCATGGTATTACCCCTTTAAACTTGATATGGACATATTACAAAATGCCGCTGCTATTATACCCGGTTATAAAGATTTCACTTCTTTTTCCAAACGGAACACACAGGTTAAAACCTTTATTTGTGATATTAAATATTCTTCCTGGGCATATGAGAACGATTGTTTGGTGTTTACTGTAATTTCTAACAGGTTTTTGCGGGGTATGGTAAGAGGCTTGGTTTCGACAATGTTTAAAACGGCGCGAAATATAATTTCCATCGATCAGTTTCGCGAAATAATAGAGCAGCAGGATTGTACAAAGGCAGACTTTGCAGCGCCTCCACAGGGTCTATATCTTGTAAAGGTCAATTATAAAGATGACTTTTTAGGGAAAGTAGATAATGGATGA
- the crcB gene encoding fluoride efflux transporter CrcB, with product MNSSLKAMIIVFAGSGFGGVARYGMQTWLLRLYPGIFPIGTFIVNLFGCFLIGLFYSISEKHNILTPEWRIALTTGFCGGFTTFSTFAYENVFLLKAGNYSTPFLYIGTSVILGIVGVFAGIYLVKWL from the coding sequence ATGAATAGTTCTCTTAAAGCAATGATCATTGTTTTTGCTGGAAGTGGTTTTGGAGGTGTGGCCAGGTATGGAATGCAAACATGGTTACTAAGATTATATCCAGGTATATTTCCTATTGGTACATTCATCGTTAATTTATTCGGTTGCTTTTTAATAGGCTTGTTTTATTCAATTAGCGAGAAACATAATATACTTACACCGGAATGGCGAATAGCACTAACCACCGGTTTCTGCGGAGGTTTTACAACATTCTCAACATTTGCTTACGAAAATGTATTCCTGCTAAAGGCTGGTAATTACTCTACGCCTTTTTTATACATCGGAACAAGCGTAATACTTGGAATTGTAGGTGTTTTCGCAGGTATTTACCTGGTAAAATGGCTATAA
- a CDS encoding inorganic diphosphatase, protein MMTVLHPWHGVHYGEQSPRTVNAVIEISQGSRSKYEIDKPTGLLRLDRVIYSSFHYPTNYGFIPQTYGDDKDPLDILVISSQGIRPLCIVEAKVIGVMQMIDGGDADDKIIAVAANDPGVNHWNNIEELPKHFFNELRHFFEEYKTLENKSVSVEEFGDKAQAMQIIEEAIKAYREKFSKT, encoded by the coding sequence ATGATGACGGTTTTACATCCATGGCATGGTGTTCATTATGGCGAGCAATCTCCAAGAACAGTAAATGCAGTAATTGAAATTTCCCAGGGTTCAAGATCTAAATATGAAATAGATAAGCCAACAGGGCTCTTGAGATTAGACAGGGTTATCTATTCTTCTTTCCACTACCCTACCAACTACGGTTTTATTCCGCAAACTTATGGCGATGATAAAGATCCTTTGGATATATTAGTTATTTCAAGCCAGGGTATAAGGCCATTGTGCATTGTAGAAGCAAAAGTAATAGGCGTAATGCAGATGATCGATGGTGGAGATGCAGATGATAAGATTATCGCAGTTGCAGCTAACGACCCGGGTGTAAACCATTGGAATAATATTGAAGAATTACCAAAACATTTCTTTAATGAGTTAAGGCATTTCTTTGAAGAGTATAAAACACTCGAGAATAAATCCGTTAGTGTAGAAGAATTTGGCGACAAAGCACAAGCTATGCAGATTATTGAAGAGGCAATTAAAGCTTATAGAGAGAAGTTTAGTAAGACTTAG